A stretch of the Procambarus clarkii isolate CNS0578487 chromosome 47, FALCON_Pclarkii_2.0, whole genome shotgun sequence genome encodes the following:
- the LOC123763042 gene encoding protein SPT2 homolog: MVKTKTAPGRPGLKTKTASGRPGLKTKTAPGRPGLKTKTAPGRPGLKTKTASGRPGLKTKTAPGRPGLKTKTTSGRPGLKTKTAPGRQDLRPRLRLVVQDLRPRLRLVAQDLRARLRLVAHDLRPRLRLVAQDLRPRLRLVAQDLRPRLRLVAQDLRPRLRLVAQDLRPRLRLVAQDLRPRLRLVAQD, translated from the coding sequence ATGGTTAAGACCAAGACTGCGCCTGGTCGTCCAGGACTTAAGACCAAGACTGCGTCTGGTCGTCCAGGACTTAAGACCAAGACTGCGCCTGGTCGTCCAGGACTTAAGACCAAGACTGCGCCTGGTCGTCCAGGACTTAAGACCAAGACTGCGTCTGGTCGTCCAGGACTTAAGACCAAGACTGCGCCTGGTCGTCCAGGACTTAAGACCAAGACTACGTCTGGTCGTCCAGGACTTAAGACCAAGACTGCGCCTGGTCGCCAGGACTTAAGACCAAGACTGCGTCTGGTCGTCCAGGACTTAAGACCAAGACTGCGTCTAGTCGCCCAGGACTTAAGAGCAAGACTGCGTCTAGTCGCCCATGACTTAAGACCAAGACTGCGCCTGGTCGCCCAGGACTTAAGACCAAGACTGCGTCTAGTCGCCCAGGACTTAAGACCAAGACTGCGTCTGGTCGCCCAGGACTTAAGACCAAGACTGCGCCTGGTCGCCCAGGACTTAAGACCAAGACTGCGCCTGGTCGCCCAGGACTTAAGACCAAGACTGCGCCTGGTCGCCCAGGACTAA